The Homo sapiens chromosome 10, GRCh38.p14 Primary Assembly sequence atccaaTATGGTAATAATAGACTGAAACAATTATTCTAGAACATCAACAAAAATAGGCAAGCAcatgagaaaaaaagtaattgaatttccttttctcaccaaaataaaattgaattgaaGCAGATGACCCCTATTTATAGTAATGCTATTTAAAATTGAAAGTGAGTGATTGCAAATACTTTAGGATTAGTGttacaaaaatcatataatcacaAGAAAATTGCTTTAAGAAATGGCTCAtaacaaaatgcttttaaaaacttGTATCATAAATGTAAAGGGTTAATATCCCTAAGTATGTGAAAAACTTTtataaacttaaaagaaaaagtaacctATAGAGgacattaaaaagaaatccaatctaatgaataagcaaagaaatatatAAGATAGTAAttttcagccgggcgtggtggctcatgcctttaaacccagcactttgggaggctgaggcaggcggatcatgaggtcaggagatcgagaccatcctggctaacacggtgaaaccccatctctactaaaaatacaaaaaaaatttagccgagcgtggtggcaggtgcctgtagtcccagctattcaggaggctgagacaggagaatggcatgaacccgggaggcagagcttgcagtgagccgggatggagccactgcactccagcctgggcaaaaagagtgagactctgtctcaaaaaataataataataataataataataaatttttctgtTAGATTAGTAGATGTTAAGATTATGGACAAAATCCAACGTAGATTGGAGTATAGAGAAGTGGACCTTTCTGTGTGGTCTTGATGAAAGACTTACTTGGCACTGCCTTTCTGGAGGGAAGTTTAGCAGCATATCTCACCATGGCCAATATAACCCAGCAGTCCCAATTTTAGGAATTTATTGCAAAAGATAATTGGAGTTTTGGAAAGATCTTAATTGATCATTTCTCTTTACTTTAGATTCTTAACCAATGGAGGACATCAAAGCCCATGTGGGAATACATATTTCTGATCTATTATTAACTGTATTTAGACCTCTCTCCTATTGATAAGACTTAAGAATGTATGAAGGCTTCCTATTTCTCCTTCTTTACCGAATACTAATCCTTTTTCAGTTATGTTCattaccattttttttcccagtctgcagcttgtcttttctttttctttttttttattatactttaagttttagggtacatgtgcacaacgtgcaggattgttacatatgtatacatgtgccatgttggtgtgctgcacccattaactcatcatttaacgtTAGGtctacctcctaatgctatccctccccactcccccaaccccacaacaggccccagtgtgtgatgttctccttcccgtgtccatgtgttctctttgttcaattcccacctgtgagtgagaacatgcggtgtttggttttttgggtgtttttttttttttttttttttttttgtccttgcagcTTGTCTTTTCAATGTAGTTAGATTGTCTCTGGTTCTCCAGAAGTGTTTCGTCTGTTTAACAAGGACCAATTTATTagtctttttctttatggtttgtATCTTTTTGGTGTCACTTTTAAGAAACTTTGGGCTATCCAAATGTCAgaagtatatttttttaattaaagtttgtAATGTTTGCTATTgccatttaaatctttaaccctggattttattttaatgtattatgtgggatggtattttattttattttccatttggatAACcaattctcccagcaccatttttgaaGAATTTATACTTCCTCTACTGATTTGGAATAATACCTCTGCCATATACCAGGCTCCCTCATATattgggtctgtttctggactttcTGCGTATTCCACTGGCCTACTTATTTATCCCATAACAATACCACAAGTTTTCATTATTGTGGCAGTTTTCTTACTGACTTTCACTTAAGAGTGAATGATACTGTAGATTAAACATTGAGAAATATATCTTGCCAAATGATGTCCAGTGCAAATTAAAGATCCCTGGCTAATAGAGTAAAAtcctaccaccaccatcatcaggATGTCTATATCTGCCAGTTGAGGTGAATGCCTGAAAAAATGTGTCAAAATGTATAGTGACATGCAACATAAAAAACTGACCATATtgacctaaaaattaaaaatacacaatgttcacatatatatatatatgacataacaGGAAATTCAGAGATAGATTAACTTCAAAGTTAATGGAGTCAAGGTCTAAATAGTATCATCAAAAAATAAGGCTTAATCTTAGAACCCATTTTTCTTAGGGTTACAAGATAACTGGCGGTAGCAACTAAAGCCACTTATTcactctttcttatttttattcaacagaaaaaaagaaactgcatcctctgttatgaattatttataataatttaggaGCAGGCCCATCATAgaacaataattattattgagACATACCATATACCAAATGGCATTATGGCAAGGGGGTGAAATTAGTATGATTAGCTTAGAATAATCAGAACTCACTTTTGGGTTTCAGGTCTACCCTGACACCACTGTAGATGAAATGCATGTTGAAGAAATAGACCTATCTCGACCTCAGCTTTATTTGTTCCCAAACTTGTTCAATCTTGCTGTATTTATTAATCTGATTATATCACTTATTTTGATGTTAAGAATAATAAGGACTTCCATTTTTGAAGACAGCAGTAAAAAGTTGTCACACACATATTACCCCTCTCAAAATCACATAAAACCAACAAGGAAATACCACCTTCATCTTTGTCAAAACCAAGAGAATGCTAATGGTCCAAACCACAAAATATAAAGATGATGGCCACTGTCATTATAGATCAACCAGAAGGGCAGGAGAAAATATAAGGAAGGATGCTCATAGTCACAGAGCTTAGAATGAgcttatatctatatctatatctatatctatatctatatctatatctatatctatctatatctatctatctatctgcttAATCTCCCAGGAGGGGAAACCTTAAAGTACCATTCCAGGAACCCTTGTCTGCAATAGCAGGACCAGGGTGTGCAGGCTTGGAGCAGATCCTTTCTGTAGCACAGGAAATTGACTGTTTATATGATAATAAAGAGAGtctattcattcttttctttctttttccttaccaattaaaaaaaataaataaatgctagaaTAATTGACACAAAGTTACTTCATACAGAAAATGCCTGCTAGTTTGTAACTTGGCCAGGTCTCCACCTCCAGTGTATTTCCCGAAAGTAGGTATTCAAGGACAAAAACTCCCTTCATCCAAAGATAAGGTGGTAAACAAAGAATATGCATTCCAGGACACTGCAAGAAAAAATAGGAgaggaacaggaaagagaaatagCAAATCAAACACATCAGAAAGATATAACCAtgagaagacaaaaaatataatcaactattttatcatgaattttaaaacatatgaagCAACTACAGAAAGCATACAACAGAGATATAAAAGCTCAAGgaagagataaagaaataaaagattataaaacagtatccaaaatgaaaagaaaatagacttgaaaaaattttaaggttgaagagaaaattataactctagaaaaaatgactaaaatgtacataattggaatgctttttaaaatatagcagaATGAACTGGGTGCggtgttcacgcctgtaatcccagcactttgagaggccaaggcgggcagatcacttgagatcaggagttcgagaccagccttgccaacatggtgaaaccccgtctctactaaaaatacaaaaaattagtctggcatggtggcgggtacctgtaattccagttactctggaggctgaggaagaagaatcgcttgaactggagaggcagcggttgcagtgagccaagatcacacaactgcactcagcctggccgatgaagcaaggccctgtctcaaaaaaaatatatatatatatatttatatacatataacatatataatatatatatttatatacatataacatataatatatatatttttatatataacatatataatatatatttatatattaacatatataatatattttatatataacatatataatatatatttatatatataacatattatatgttatattatgttatatataacatattatatgttatattatgttatatataacatataatatatatttgtatatattatgttatatataacatatgttataCATGTATAACATGttatacataacatatacatgttatacatatataatatatattatgttatacatgtataacatatatgttatacatgtataacatatatatgttatacatgtataacatatatattatatatataatatatatatctcagaatatttaacaatttagttccagaatattttcagaaataaaagaaacttaattttataaatgaaaaaagacgttgaatttcacagaaaaatataCTAGTAAAATTGCTATACATaaacagggaagaaagaaggggaaggggagagaaggaggagaaacagaaaataaagaggaagaggaggaaggagaccAGAAATAGAGTTTGCTCCCCCAtcctcgttctctctctctctgtttcttttttgaatGTCATTTTGGTCTTATGAAGCTTGATGTAACTGAATATTTTCAGATTATGGGCATTAAAGAAAAAGACCTGTTTTCAAAACTTAGGAAAGAAATGGTTCAATATCTAATCTGAATTAATAtgtggatttttgttttattttacagaaaactgagaatatttttgaatttcaaaaaccTTGAAACTTGTTTAAAGGATGCCATTCTACTAGATTATTATGTATCTGGATTTTTGTGGGCTAGAGGAATGGATTTCTCTATTATTCAGTATTCAAAATTTATGACTTTACTAGCTATGTCACTTCAAAATCTTAAAAGTAAGTACACTATTTTCCTTTGaagtaaaacaaatttaatttacCATATAAATTGAGGTTCTTAAGCAAAAGTTACAGATTTTATTGTAATTCCTTTAATGAAAAATACGGGTTTTTCCTGAGTATAACAAATACATAGTTCCTATCTCCATTGAGTTATAAAACCTCAAGTAATACTTAACAAAGGCTACAGTTTTCATAATAGCCAATTTGCcaaatatatgttaatttcattttaaagttgtATCAGTGGCATCCACCCTCTAAATATCTGAGGACTCTGTGGTATTCTTGtgaaatttttgtaaatttaaaactacactaaaattaaaagtttatcaGTAACTATTAGCTATCTCTAAAATAGAATATTAGGCAGCTATAAcaaggagaaaatgaagaaactttCTGTGTACTGTATGGGAAACAATATATAGTTATCAAGTAAAGCAAGGTGCAGAACTAcatgcttttatttataaaagaagcaaaaataagaatctatccatattttcatttgtgtataCACAAAGAAATGCtggaagatacagaaaaaaaataataatcaaaattcCCTGGGGTGAATGGTAGTAAGAACTGGGCATGTGGGCAACAGATATTGGAGGAAGTCTTTTCACAAGATTTCTTCGTACgtatttttgaaatatgaatacatcacttatgcaaaaattaaattttaaaagagaatatgtAACATGGACAGTCCTAAGCTTTGGCGACTTCTGAGCTGAGTATTCACACACTAGAAATAGaataaaggaaagtaaaaattttCATGGACCTCACATCCCAAATTtgagaagatatttcttttttaaacttttcctgTAACTTATAACTGACTCAGTAACATTTCTTCTATGTGAAACTTTATATTGTTGATATTATTGcaaaaatgaatttctaaaacCTGAGCAGGATCCATCCAACTCCTCATAAACTATGAGAGAGAAAGTACATATGTAGAACCTAAccagaaaaaaagcaaggaatCTAGTTTTTCCTCCtggcagaaaaaattttttttaaaaatccctccaCACTTTTAAACTGAACAAACTTATAGTCATCATTAGGAAAGAATGTAATTTTAACCAAATGTGCCAAGGAAAAAGGTGAAGTATGTTTACACTTCAACTAGGTAGCAGTAGACTCCTGAGCACGTAGCCAGGTCCATAGACCTAGATGGATCCCCCTGGTGTATGATGTGAATGTTAGCAAGTAActgtagaatattttttatttcttatgatgCTAAATTGGTTTTCCCCTCAATAGGAATAGCAAATTCAGGTAACATTTATGTAGATTAACTTATGCCAGTCATAGTGctatttgcattaaaaatattgtCATGTTTAATTCACATGCCAGCTTATGAGAGAAATTGATAAGAGTCAGAGGAGTTCAGTGACTCCTTAAGGACACACAGGGTCTACACTAGCAAGTGAGGGCCCATCTTCTTGAATACGACATCAAATGTGCTGGCTTTGGGCTAAATCTAGAAAGCACTATACACATGTAATAGTACCAGGAGTTAGTTtcacatgaatttctttttttttttttttaagacagattgtCACTCTGCCACTTggccacgctggagtgcagtggtgtgatctttgctcactgcaacctccgcctcctggattcaagcgattctcctgcctcagccttccaagtagctgggactacaggcatgcgctaccacgcccagctaatttttgtatttttagtacagacggggtttcgccatgttggcctggctggtcttgaactcctcagctcaggtgatctgcccgcctcagcttcccaaagtgctaggattacaggcattagccactgtgcccggccatgaattccttatttaatcctcccaacagcactataattttgaaaataggtATTGcagtattctcattttacatagaAAGAAAgtgaggccaggtgtagtggctcatacctgtaatcccagcactttaggaggccaaggcaagaggagcatttgaggccaggagtccaagactagcctgggcaacatggagaaaccccatatctaaaaaaaaattgaaaaattaactgggtatggtggcccacatctgtggtctcagctacttgggatgctgaagtgggagaatcgcttgagcccaggaggctgaggctgcagtgacccatgattgcatcactgcattccagcctgggcaacacagcaagatgctgtctccaaaaataaataaataaaaagagactcAGGTCACCTAACTACTAATAATAAAGGTCAGTTATGAGGTATCATCCTACATTTTCCAATTAATTATAAGTCTAGTATGTTCTTTCATTACTCTAAGTTTtcaagaatacattttatttctagaagcTTTTACTATTTGAGTGgcttaatcttttatattttaatcacatcactaaatgtgatttttaaaaaagcaaatatttcagttagataaatgaaattattacttccctaatttttaaagcaattatcTACAGAAAGACATTAGACAtagaaaaacagttttaaagattcaactattttcagaaggaaatagtcatataaatgtatttttgtttgataAGTATAATTTCATCTGGAATTATAATCAATTATCTaagaatttctcttttctctgcatctctaattaatatcattttattaataaaataattcagattttccattcatttatgaATTGCTTTTATCCAacagatttttcatttctgaagctACTTCCACTATTATCAAAAGAAGTTTATCATGGAGAGAGAAATGTACAATAATAATTGAATTCCACTTAGAATGATATAGGAAAACCTAGTTATCCAGAAATAATTCAGTGTATCTGACATACATAAAAGATGATCTGGAGGGAGGCAATGGGAAACGAACCAATTGTAATTCATTAAACcagattttaattgttttatgtaGTTTTATGCTTCTTTCTAATTCCTATAAGTAGATAAGAAGCTATACTAAACAAATTACAAGTTAGTGTTTATAGTGTCTtcctaacattttaaattactttacttTCACCTTATTAGTAATTTTGGTATTTAGGGTAGAGCACTTACACCCCAGTGGGAAAGAGTAGCTGTGTAATCCAGAAATACCTGGTCCAGCAATCAGCCTGTGTTCTCATAACTGTTTTAAATCTCCACCCATTCCCTTCCAAATCAACATTACAACAAGTGTAATGTTGACTGATGGtttcagagagagacagagatttggATGGTGGGGTCCACATTGAGCAGCACAATTCCCCCAGATCCCACATTCAGGCCCCCCACTGACATTCATCTCCCCCAGGCGGCCTGTCCAGCCTGGCTTTAGTATCTTTCTACTCTCCACCTCCAGTATCCTCTGTCTTATGTCCACACACCCATCGCTTTTCTGCAAACATAGGACACCCTGGCCAGTCCACTTACCTGACTCCATCTTCCAGGGGAAGGGTGGATAGTGTGTGTGTGGgttgtaaataatgttttatctgTCACAAGTAACACTGAGCATAACAGAACCAAacgagaaaagaaaatggaattatatttttattacagacattttaaaagttaagtctAAGGTGTTCTTTTTCAACTGACAAATGCCACAGAAGACGGTTTCGGGTGTTTGTTTTCATTGGTGTGTAGCTGTGAAAGAATAGATGAGAAATCACTGAGCTCTTTACTTCTTAGTGGTGGCCAGGTTGTGTCACTCTTTGTGCATTTTCATCGGGCTCTCACCAGCACCACTGGGCAGATATTTGAGAAACAGCTTACATGAGTTATAAGTCTGTGgctgtggaaaagaaaaaaaaacttgatgtTTTACATAAAAATCCATATTTCTGACTTCCATTGAAAATCTTCAGACCCAGATTTACACATGGAAACAATTGGCTAAAGCCCAGTGTTGATTGActccattcatttacattttcagcTCTAAGTTCAGCTCTGCTGTCTAGTAACTGAACCTCCCATCTAAGTCTTCCATTCCTCACCAGCTGTCAAACATCTTTTTTTGCAGTTTTCATGCTTTTATTCTGAGactgtagaaaaaagaaaaaacaaatgcttttcattttaaagaaagattttaaagtacattttgaattttttttcttttttttcatcctAAAATGGAAACATAAACTCTGCAGACAATTGTGTAGCATTGTAGTAATTTACAAATGTTGGCGCAGGGTCAGCGCtattcctgagacagagtctcactgtgtcacccaggctggagtgcagtggcaccatcccagttcactgcaacctctgcctcccaggctcaagccatcctcccaactcagccccccaagtagctgggaccacgggcatgtgtcaccatgcctggctaatttttggatttttttgtagagacagggtttcgccatgttgccttggctggtactctaactcatgggctcaagtgatccacccaccttggcctcccaaagtgctgggattacaggcttgagccaccgtgcccagccagcttcTATTCTTTTGCATAAAACGTATTAATTTATTATGAAGAAACAAGAGTTTTACCATTTATCCTCACAAATACTTAACAAAGTAAATTTTGGCACATTGAAAACATCTTGGATTATCTTATTCTGAAAACatctatcaaaataataattaagatttCTCTGGATTTTATTTCAGCACTACATATGTCCTTAGAGGAAAGCATAAAATGGCTTGGAGAAGTTATGGCTGAAATAGGACCAACACATTCGCAAAAGAGTGAGGACTGGAATATCTTTGATGTAAAACAAGCCAATGCTATCATTGATTACTTAAAAATCAGGTATGGATTAT is a genomic window containing:
- the CABCOCO1 gene encoding ciliary-associated calcium-binding coiled-coil protein 1 isoform 3 (isoform 3 is encoded by transcript variant 4), whose product is MSQGTTPWGPTPAGTTPESERDTEFQEHEKILSPDFLSVAQITDLLMEDIDGVQEKLRIFLNFKNLETCLKDAILLDYYVSGFLWARGMDFSIIQYSKFMTLLAMSLQNLKTLHMSLEESIKWLGEVMAEIGPTHSQKSEDWNIFDVKQANAIIDYLKISLFQHYKLYEFMFYSAREEIVIGTESFLGCPDMHA
- the CABCOCO1 gene encoding ciliary-associated calcium-binding coiled-coil protein 1 isoform 5 (isoform 5 is encoded by transcript variant 6), which translates into the protein MDFSIIQYSKFMTLLAMSLQNLKTLHMSLEESIKWLGEVMAEIGPTHSQKSEDWNIFDVKQANAIIDYLKISLFQHYKLYEFMFYSAREEIVIGTESFLGCPDMHA
- the CABCOCO1 gene encoding ciliary-associated calcium-binding coiled-coil protein 1 isoform X2, with the translated sequence MEDIDGVQEKLRIFLNFKNLETCLKDAILLDYYVSGFLWARGMDFSIIQYSKFMTLLAMSLQNLKTLHMSLEESIKWLGEVMAEIGPTHSQKSEDWNIFDVKQANAIIDYLKISLFQHYKLYEFMFYSAREEIVIGTESFLGCPDMHA